One window from the genome of Gemmatimonadaceae bacterium encodes:
- a CDS encoding chemotaxis protein CheW: MREPTDTRTLLFRVGQAVYGCDIAAVREIIPVRAATRLPGTKPYVNGLINLRGAILTVVDLGVRLEGDRTLTQEGSIIIVEVGGRHLGLAVGDVMDVALLRVERAAGERADEVVRGLGHLGETVVIVLDIPVLVGQVLV; encoded by the coding sequence ATGCGTGAGCCCACGGACACGCGGACGCTGCTGTTCCGCGTGGGGCAGGCGGTCTACGGATGCGACATCGCCGCGGTGCGGGAGATCATTCCCGTGCGCGCCGCCACGCGGCTGCCCGGCACCAAGCCCTACGTCAACGGGCTGATCAATCTGCGCGGGGCGATCCTGACCGTGGTGGATCTGGGCGTGCGGCTGGAGGGCGACCGGACGCTCACCCAGGAGGGCTCGATCATCATCGTCGAGGTGGGCGGCCGGCATCTGGGGCTGGCCGTGGGCGACGTGATGGACGTCGCGCTACTGCGGGTGGAGCGGGCGGCCGGAGAACGGGCCGACGAGGTGGTGCGCGGACTGGGACATCTGGGGGAGACAGTCGTCATAGTACTTGATATCCCGGTGTTGGTTGGACAGGTGTTGGTGTGA
- a CDS encoding response regulator, whose amino-acid sequence MSHTVLICDDAIFMRTMVGDILQSAGFEIVGEAETGLQAVEKYKQLRPDLVTMDIVMPDMGGIDAVREIAKFDPQAKILMCSAMGQQALVVEAIQAGAKDFVVKPFQPSRVLEAVQRVLG is encoded by the coding sequence GTGAGCCATACCGTGCTGATCTGTGATGACGCGATTTTCATGCGGACGATGGTGGGGGACATCCTGCAGTCGGCCGGGTTCGAGATCGTGGGCGAGGCGGAGACGGGCCTGCAGGCCGTGGAGAAGTACAAGCAGCTGCGGCCGGATCTGGTGACGATGGACATCGTGATGCCCGACATGGGCGGCATCGACGCGGTGCGGGAGATCGCGAAGTTCGATCCGCAGGCGAAGATCCTCATGTGCAGCGCGATGGGGCAGCAGGCGCTGGTGGTGGAAGCGATCCAGGCCGGCGCCAAGGACTTCGTGGTCAAACCTTTCCAGCCAAGCCGCGTGCTCGAAGCCGTCCAGCGCGTGCTGGGATAA